One stretch of Amycolatopsis sp. 195334CR DNA includes these proteins:
- a CDS encoding ferritin-like domain-containing protein, producing MLSEFTGWVEHFEAEARRREHQGDPQWTDGAELPAAVVRSVQRFQVGEAGDGANLIAKAEAAGDEVYAQAVRMFVDEERNHARLLENLLGAANAKTIGGHWTDAVFVRLRRALGLRLELMVLMIAEVIALRYYRALRDGTTDPLTTEVAGRILADEQRHVPFHLRRLAAAFAPLSPLTRLLVHGVWRLLLLGAVVTVSYDHGPALRQFGLTRREFVADVLSSWSRTAEIHDPVGLPDRAVG from the coding sequence ATGTTGAGCGAATTCACCGGGTGGGTCGAGCACTTCGAGGCGGAAGCGCGGCGCCGCGAACACCAGGGCGATCCACAGTGGACGGACGGCGCCGAGTTGCCCGCCGCCGTGGTGCGGAGTGTGCAGCGCTTCCAGGTGGGCGAGGCGGGCGACGGTGCGAATCTGATCGCGAAGGCCGAAGCGGCCGGGGACGAGGTGTACGCCCAAGCCGTGCGGATGTTCGTCGACGAGGAGCGCAACCACGCGCGCCTACTGGAAAACCTCCTGGGAGCCGCCAACGCGAAGACCATCGGCGGCCACTGGACCGACGCCGTCTTCGTGCGGCTGCGGCGGGCGCTCGGCCTGCGCCTGGAACTGATGGTGCTGATGATCGCCGAGGTGATCGCGCTGCGGTACTACCGCGCGCTCCGCGACGGCACGACGGACCCGCTGACCACCGAGGTCGCCGGGCGCATCCTCGCCGACGAGCAGCGCCACGTGCCGTTCCACCTGCGTCGCCTCGCGGCGGCGTTCGCGCCCCTGTCGCCGCTGACCCGGCTGCTGGTGCACGGGGTGTGGCGGCTGCTGCTGCTCGGCGCGGTGGTGACCGTTTCCTACGACCACGGACCCGCGCTGCGCCAGTTCGGCCTGACGCGGCGCGAGTTCGTGGCCGACGTGCTCAGCAGCTGGTCACGGACGGCGGAAATCCATGACCCAGTTGGTCTCCCAGACCGCGCCGTCGGCTGA
- a CDS encoding adenosylcobalamin-dependent ribonucleoside-diphosphate reductase — MTETVGTGADAVEQRQPGRLGIRRVFTTEGVHPYAEVEWEQRDVVMTNWRDGTVNFEQRGVEFPASWSVNATNIVTSKYFRGAVGTPQRERSLKQLIDRVVGTYVRAGVEHGYFATPADAEIFDHELTWMLLHQVFSFNSPVWFNVGTASKQQVSACLPYHSLVSTPSGLVPIGELVDTDAVGAKVYDGHGVTGVVATKANGRKNVHRVHTKAGYTLDVTADHLVWKATSATGGEFVEAGTLRPGDQLEWHRVRSFGEREIDQREIAEAALAGWLQSDGFVGRYEGTNKSLTIEAMTVNDAELAWVTDALDRVFPGAHRHERAVVTQDERLDCRRTRLYGNHLQSFVDKWGLRTRGADMAVPAHLYTAPLPVVAAYLRSLFQAEGYVSDRERSTLIGMDMICEQLVRGAQNLLLRFGIFSRVSKKEDPRPNRHGCWSLRIQNRGDREIFALEIGFVDERKSAKLEASLERPGLPAKPTKRLEIERIEDLGSMEVYDIQTDSGEFLAGNLRVHNCFILAVDDSMESILNWYREEGLIFKGGSGAGLNLSRIRSSKELLSSGGTASGPVSFMRGADASAGTIKSGGATRRAAKMVVLDVDHPDVEEFIETKAKEEQKIRVLRDAGFDMDLSGADISSVQYQNANNSVRVSDEFMQAVEADGAFGLRSRQTGEVISEVEAKKLFRAMAQAAWECADPGIQYDDTINDWHTCPESGRITASNPCSEYMHLDNSSCNLASLNLLKFLGEDGTFDARLFARAVEFVITAMDISICFADFPTEPIGDTTRKFRQLGIGYANLGALLMAMGHAYDSDGGRALAASITSLMTGVSYRRSAELAGVVGPYEGYARNAEAHQRVMRKHAAANELIRTYHATDAAVRKLASEEWHRGIEIGTEHGWRNAQASVLAPTGCLTADTLVTTDRGLARLSELGDLYGDRWQDVDFTVATDEGPRQATRFFVNGEEPTRRLVTAGGYRIQGTLAHRVKVVEDGTWVWKRLADVRSGDVLPLQLGGLVGEPRRVPMPVLEQAYYAGDRNAVVPDAVDQDLAELVGYFMGDGSLHAKGLRFCVADADLDVVERLRVLGKGLFGIEAAVRPADGYHEVSIDSVRLARWWKAAGFAKDLPGVDHTGKGWTPRIPAAIRETNDVAVYAAFLRGLFEADGTVAEGVPSLSTASESFAEDIRSMMLTLGLATTTRETTSGWGGAQYQVRLRNVDHALTYDEVIGFLGERKSRAVVALAPRASAKRDQHEQARYLFETVAVNEDGGVQPTYDLSVPENVTYVANGFVSHNTIGFMMDCDTTGIEPDFSLVKFKKLVGGGSMQIVNQTVPRALAVLGYQGEQAEAIVEFIAQHGHVVDAPGLRPEHYEVFDCAVGERSIAAMGHVRMMAAVQPFLSGAISKTVNMPESATVADVEEIYFQGWKLGLKALAIYRDNCKVGQPLSTAKKTEEPATAVEYRPVRKRLPKKRPSQTVSFTVGGAEGYLHAGSYPDDGLGEIFIKLGKQGSTLAGVMDAFSMSISVGLQYGIPLEFYISKFSNLRFEPAGMTDDPDVRIATSVLDYLFRRLALDYLPYEKRSQLGIFTAEERASQVDADYGTATAEPPGVDLDELRSSVYSAESEPEGERQAQTSAELMELHLGKVADAPLCMTCGTKMRPAGSCYACEGCGATSGCS, encoded by the coding sequence ATGACCGAGACCGTGGGGACCGGCGCGGACGCCGTTGAGCAACGGCAGCCCGGCCGGCTCGGCATCCGCCGCGTGTTCACCACCGAGGGCGTGCACCCGTACGCCGAGGTGGAGTGGGAACAGCGCGACGTCGTGATGACGAACTGGCGCGACGGCACGGTGAACTTCGAGCAGCGCGGCGTGGAGTTCCCCGCCTCCTGGTCGGTGAACGCCACCAACATCGTGACCAGCAAGTACTTCCGCGGCGCCGTCGGCACCCCGCAGCGCGAGCGGAGCCTGAAGCAGCTGATCGACCGCGTGGTCGGCACCTACGTCCGCGCCGGCGTCGAACACGGCTACTTCGCCACCCCGGCCGACGCGGAGATCTTCGACCACGAACTCACCTGGATGCTGCTGCACCAGGTGTTCAGCTTCAACTCCCCGGTCTGGTTCAACGTCGGCACCGCCTCGAAGCAGCAGGTCTCGGCCTGCCTGCCGTACCACTCGCTGGTCAGCACCCCGTCCGGACTGGTGCCCATCGGGGAACTGGTGGACACCGACGCGGTCGGCGCGAAGGTCTACGACGGCCACGGCGTGACCGGCGTGGTGGCCACCAAGGCCAACGGCCGCAAGAACGTCCACCGGGTGCACACCAAGGCCGGCTACACCTTGGACGTCACGGCCGACCACCTGGTCTGGAAGGCCACGAGCGCCACCGGCGGCGAGTTCGTCGAAGCGGGCACGCTGCGCCCCGGCGACCAGCTCGAGTGGCATCGCGTCCGGTCGTTCGGCGAACGCGAGATCGACCAGCGCGAGATCGCCGAAGCGGCGCTGGCGGGCTGGCTGCAGTCCGACGGGTTCGTCGGCCGGTACGAGGGCACGAACAAGTCGCTGACCATCGAGGCGATGACCGTCAACGACGCGGAACTCGCCTGGGTGACCGACGCGCTCGACCGGGTGTTCCCGGGAGCGCATCGGCACGAACGCGCGGTGGTGACCCAGGACGAGCGCCTCGACTGCCGCCGCACCCGGCTCTACGGCAATCACCTCCAGTCCTTTGTGGACAAGTGGGGCCTGCGCACGCGCGGCGCGGACATGGCGGTCCCGGCGCACCTGTACACCGCGCCGCTGCCGGTGGTGGCCGCGTACCTGCGAAGCCTGTTCCAGGCTGAGGGGTACGTCTCGGACCGCGAGCGCTCCACGTTGATCGGCATGGACATGATCTGCGAGCAGCTCGTCCGCGGCGCGCAGAACCTCCTGCTGCGGTTCGGCATCTTCTCGCGGGTCTCGAAGAAGGAAGACCCCCGGCCGAACCGGCACGGCTGCTGGTCGCTGCGGATCCAGAACCGGGGCGACCGGGAGATCTTCGCGCTGGAGATCGGTTTCGTCGACGAGCGCAAGTCGGCGAAGCTCGAGGCGAGCCTGGAGCGGCCGGGCCTCCCGGCCAAGCCGACCAAGCGGCTGGAGATCGAGCGCATCGAGGACCTCGGTTCGATGGAGGTCTATGACATCCAGACCGACAGCGGCGAGTTCCTGGCCGGGAACCTGCGCGTGCACAACTGCTTCATCCTCGCCGTGGATGATTCGATGGAGTCGATCCTGAACTGGTACCGGGAGGAGGGGCTGATCTTCAAGGGCGGCTCCGGCGCCGGCCTGAACCTCTCCCGCATCCGCTCCTCCAAGGAACTGCTCTCCTCCGGCGGCACCGCCTCCGGCCCCGTCTCGTTCATGCGGGGTGCCGACGCCTCCGCCGGCACCATCAAGTCCGGCGGCGCCACGCGCCGGGCGGCCAAGATGGTGGTGCTCGACGTCGACCACCCCGACGTCGAGGAGTTCATCGAGACCAAAGCCAAGGAAGAGCAGAAGATCCGCGTCCTCCGCGACGCCGGGTTCGACATGGACCTCTCCGGTGCGGACATCTCCTCGGTGCAGTACCAGAACGCCAACAACTCGGTGCGCGTCTCCGACGAGTTCATGCAGGCCGTCGAGGCGGACGGCGCGTTCGGCCTGCGGTCCCGGCAGACCGGCGAGGTGATCAGCGAGGTCGAGGCCAAGAAGCTCTTCCGCGCGATGGCGCAGGCGGCCTGGGAGTGCGCCGACCCCGGGATCCAGTACGACGACACCATCAACGACTGGCACACCTGCCCCGAGTCCGGCCGGATCACCGCGTCCAACCCGTGCTCGGAGTACATGCACCTGGACAACTCCAGCTGCAACCTGGCCTCGCTGAACCTGCTGAAGTTCCTCGGCGAGGACGGCACCTTCGACGCGCGCCTGTTCGCCCGCGCGGTCGAGTTCGTGATCACCGCGATGGACATCTCCATCTGCTTCGCCGACTTCCCGACCGAGCCGATCGGTGACACCACGAGGAAGTTCCGGCAACTTGGCATCGGCTACGCCAACCTCGGCGCGTTGCTGATGGCGATGGGCCACGCCTACGACTCCGACGGCGGCCGCGCCCTCGCGGCGTCGATCACCTCGCTGATGACCGGCGTCTCGTACCGCCGCTCCGCCGAACTCGCCGGTGTCGTCGGCCCGTACGAGGGGTACGCGCGCAACGCCGAGGCGCACCAGCGCGTGATGCGCAAGCACGCCGCGGCGAACGAGCTCATCCGCACCTACCACGCCACCGACGCCGCCGTGCGCAAACTCGCCTCCGAGGAATGGCACCGCGGCATCGAAATCGGCACCGAACACGGCTGGCGCAACGCCCAGGCGAGCGTGCTCGCACCGACCGGCTGCCTGACCGCCGACACCCTGGTCACCACCGATCGCGGGCTGGCCAGGCTGTCCGAACTCGGTGACCTGTACGGCGACCGGTGGCAGGACGTCGATTTCACCGTGGCCACCGACGAGGGGCCGCGGCAGGCGACCAGGTTCTTCGTCAACGGTGAGGAACCGACCCGGCGCCTGGTCACCGCGGGCGGCTACCGGATCCAGGGCACGCTGGCCCACCGGGTGAAGGTGGTCGAGGACGGCACCTGGGTGTGGAAGCGGCTCGCCGACGTGCGTTCCGGTGACGTGCTGCCGCTTCAACTCGGCGGGCTGGTCGGTGAACCGCGCCGCGTGCCGATGCCCGTGCTGGAGCAGGCCTACTACGCGGGCGACCGGAACGCCGTGGTGCCCGACGCCGTCGACCAGGACCTGGCCGAGTTGGTCGGCTACTTCATGGGCGACGGCAGCCTGCACGCCAAGGGCCTGCGGTTCTGCGTGGCGGATGCCGATCTCGACGTGGTCGAGCGGCTTCGCGTGCTGGGCAAAGGCTTGTTCGGCATCGAGGCCGCGGTCCGCCCGGCGGACGGGTACCACGAGGTGTCGATCGACTCGGTGCGCCTGGCCCGCTGGTGGAAGGCCGCCGGTTTCGCCAAGGACCTGCCCGGGGTCGATCACACCGGCAAGGGCTGGACGCCCCGGATCCCCGCCGCGATCCGCGAGACGAACGACGTCGCCGTGTACGCCGCGTTCCTGCGCGGGTTGTTCGAAGCGGACGGCACGGTCGCCGAGGGCGTGCCGAGCTTGAGCACCGCGTCGGAGAGCTTCGCCGAGGACATCCGCTCGATGATGCTGACGCTGGGGCTGGCCACGACCACCCGGGAGACCACCAGCGGCTGGGGCGGTGCCCAGTACCAGGTGCGGTTGCGCAACGTCGACCACGCGCTGACCTACGACGAGGTGATCGGCTTCCTCGGCGAGCGCAAGTCGCGCGCGGTGGTGGCACTGGCACCCCGAGCCTCCGCGAAGCGCGATCAGCACGAGCAAGCCCGGTACCTCTTCGAGACCGTGGCGGTCAATGAGGACGGCGGTGTGCAGCCGACCTATGACCTGTCCGTGCCGGAGAACGTCACCTACGTCGCGAACGGGTTCGTCAGCCACAACACCATCGGCTTCATGATGGACTGCGACACCACCGGCATCGAACCGGACTTCTCGTTGGTGAAGTTCAAGAAGCTGGTCGGCGGCGGGTCGATGCAGATCGTGAACCAGACGGTGCCGCGGGCCCTCGCGGTGCTCGGGTACCAGGGGGAGCAAGCCGAGGCGATCGTCGAGTTCATCGCGCAGCACGGCCACGTGGTCGACGCGCCGGGCCTGCGGCCGGAGCACTACGAGGTGTTCGACTGCGCGGTCGGCGAACGCTCGATCGCCGCGATGGGCCACGTGCGCATGATGGCCGCCGTGCAGCCGTTCCTGTCCGGCGCCATCTCCAAGACGGTCAACATGCCGGAGTCGGCCACCGTCGCCGACGTCGAGGAGATCTACTTCCAGGGCTGGAAGCTCGGCCTCAAGGCACTGGCGATCTACCGCGACAACTGCAAGGTCGGCCAGCCGCTGTCCACCGCCAAGAAGACCGAAGAGCCCGCCACCGCGGTCGAGTACCGCCCGGTCCGCAAGCGGCTGCCGAAGAAACGCCCCAGCCAGACGGTTTCCTTCACCGTCGGCGGCGCCGAGGGTTACCTGCACGCCGGCTCGTACCCGGACGACGGGCTCGGCGAGATCTTCATCAAGCTCGGCAAGCAGGGCTCCACGCTGGCCGGCGTGATGGACGCGTTCTCCATGTCGATCTCGGTCGGCCTCCAGTACGGGATCCCGCTGGAGTTCTACATCTCGAAGTTCTCCAACCTGCGCTTCGAACCGGCGGGCATGACCGACGACCCGGACGTCCGGATCGCCACCAGCGTGCTCGACTACCTGTTCCGGCGGCTGGCGCTGGACTACCTGCCGTACGAGAAGCGTTCGCAGCTCGGCATCTTCACCGCCGAGGAACGCGCCTCGCAGGTCGACGCCGACTACGGCACGGCCACCGCGGAGCCGCCCGGGGTCGACCTCGACGAGTTGCGCAGCAGCGTCTACTCGGCGGAGTCGGAGCCCGAAGGCGAGCGACAGGCCCAGACCTCCGCCGAACTGATGGAACTGCACCTCGGCAAGGTGGCCGACGCACCGCTGTGCATGACCTGCGGCACGAAGATGCGCCCGGCCGGCTCGTGCTACGCGTGCGAAGGATGTGGGGCCACCTCGGGCTGCAGCTGA
- the nrdR gene encoding transcriptional regulator NrdR, whose protein sequence is MRCPFCRHADSRVVDSREVDEGQAIRRRRSCSECGRRFTTSETMVLAVVKRSGVTEQFSRDKVVRGVRRACQGRPVDDDDLQQLAQRVEESIRSAGLAEIPSHEVGLAILGPLRELDEVAYLRFASVYRSFSSVEDFEKEIADLRQAMAGSEESANDE, encoded by the coding sequence ATGCGGTGCCCGTTCTGCCGTCACGCCGACTCGCGCGTGGTCGACTCGCGTGAAGTGGACGAGGGGCAGGCCATCCGCCGCCGGAGGTCGTGCTCCGAGTGCGGTCGCCGGTTCACCACCTCCGAGACGATGGTGCTCGCCGTGGTGAAGCGGTCCGGGGTGACCGAGCAGTTCAGCCGGGACAAGGTGGTGCGGGGAGTGCGCCGCGCCTGCCAGGGCCGCCCCGTCGACGACGACGATCTCCAGCAGCTGGCGCAGCGGGTCGAGGAATCGATCCGGTCCGCCGGGCTGGCCGAGATCCCGAGTCACGAGGTCGGCCTCGCCATTCTCGGCCCGCTTCGCGAACTCGACGAGGTCGCCTACCTCCGCTTCGCCAGCGTCTACCGCTCGTTCTCCTCGGTCGAGGACTTCGAGAAGGAGATCGCGGACCTTCGCCAGGCCATGGCCGGTAGCGAAGAGAGCGCGAACGACGAGTAA
- a CDS encoding LysM peptidoglycan-binding domain-containing protein — protein sequence MSVLVDLDDVRGVVVRRGVLIDENVTVGEAPPVRPARRARVKGETRRPPTRPRVVAGLRAVPEVRCAPVRRGVRWPWLAAMAVAAGAVVVGFGVLADAMAAPVPSHTAVVSVAPGETLWDVASRMAPSSDAEAVVERIRTLNNLDERGLVPGLPLEVPAETFATN from the coding sequence ATGTCGGTGCTGGTCGACTTGGACGACGTGCGGGGAGTGGTGGTCAGGCGCGGGGTCCTGATCGACGAGAACGTGACGGTCGGGGAGGCGCCCCCGGTGCGCCCCGCGCGCCGCGCGAGGGTCAAGGGCGAGACGCGCCGCCCGCCGACGCGGCCGCGGGTGGTCGCGGGGCTGCGCGCGGTGCCGGAGGTGCGCTGCGCGCCGGTGCGGCGTGGGGTGCGCTGGCCGTGGCTGGCCGCGATGGCGGTGGCGGCCGGGGCGGTGGTCGTCGGCTTCGGCGTGCTGGCCGACGCGATGGCGGCCCCGGTCCCGTCGCACACGGCGGTGGTCTCGGTCGCGCCGGGGGAGACCCTGTGGGACGTGGCGTCGCGGATGGCGCCGAGCAGTGATGCCGAGGCCGTGGTCGAGCGCATCCGAACCCTGAACAACCTCGATGAGCGCGGCTTGGTCCCGGGCCTCCCACTGGAAGTCCCCGCCGAAACCTTCGCGACGAACTGA
- the lexA gene encoding transcriptional repressor LexA — protein MPALREPEDADESLTVRQSQVLEVIRAWVDRFGYPPSVREIGEAVGLNSTSSVSHQLRALQRKGYLRRDANRPRAVGVLAADAEPGTPLEQMPKPAYVPLVGRIAAGGPVLAEQSVEEVYPLPKDIVGEGDVFLLSVTGDSMVDAAITDGDWVVVRQQPTANNGEIVAAMIDGEATVKTYKLKDGHVWLMPHNEAYDPIPGDDATILGKVVAVLRRL, from the coding sequence ATACCCGCCCTGCGCGAACCAGAGGACGCGGACGAGAGCTTGACCGTCCGGCAGTCGCAGGTCCTGGAAGTGATCCGGGCCTGGGTCGACCGCTTCGGCTACCCGCCGAGCGTGCGCGAGATCGGTGAGGCGGTCGGCCTCAACTCGACGTCCTCGGTCTCCCACCAGCTGCGCGCCCTGCAGCGCAAGGGCTACCTGCGCCGCGACGCGAACCGCCCGCGCGCGGTGGGTGTGCTGGCCGCGGACGCCGAGCCGGGCACGCCGCTGGAGCAGATGCCCAAGCCGGCCTACGTGCCGCTGGTCGGGCGGATCGCCGCCGGTGGCCCGGTGCTGGCCGAGCAGTCGGTGGAAGAGGTCTACCCGCTGCCGAAGGACATCGTCGGCGAGGGCGACGTCTTCCTGCTCAGCGTCACCGGTGACTCGATGGTCGACGCGGCCATCACCGACGGCGACTGGGTCGTGGTGCGCCAGCAGCCGACCGCGAACAACGGCGAGATCGTCGCCGCGATGATCGACGGCGAGGCCACCGTGAAGACGTACAAGCTCAAGGACGGGCACGTCTGGCTGATGCCGCACAACGAGGCGTACGACCCGATCCCCGGTGACGACGCCACGATCCTCGGCAAGGTGGTCGCGGTACTGCGCCGGCTCTAG